ACTGATTCCATATCCGCAGCAGGTCTCAAAGAGGGAACGACCACTCTGGGTGATCTCGTTGTGAAGGTGAAGGAGGGTGTTCCACGTCTGGAAGACGGCACGCTCGCTGGAAGCACCCTTTTCTTTTCAAATGCGGTGAAGAACTTTCAGAGGTTCACAGGTGCTTCACTCAAGGAGCTTGCTATCGTGTCTTCTTACAACAGTTGTCTGGAGCTTGGTCTTGCCGACAGAGGAAGGATAAAAGAGGGCATGAAAGCAGATCTTGTTCTTCTCGATGAGGATCTGAACGTCGTCATGACGGTGAAAAACGGGGGCACGGTCTTTTCAGCTTAGTTCTCTTACCCTTTCTCTTGTAAGGGCTGCTCTTTTTTCCCATTTTCCTGAAAGGAAAAAGGCAAGTTTCAGCGTGCTTCTGAAAACGATGTCTGAGATCATACCGATCCATGCACCGAGGAGTCCCAGATCGAAGTACTTCACCATAACGTAAGCAACGGGGAGTCTAACGGTCCAGATGGAGATGAAGGTGATGATCATGGGTGGGAGGGTGTTTCCCGTTCCCCTCAACGCTCCGTTCATGGTGAACTCCATTGCCAGGAAAAACTGGAAGAGTCCTATTATCTTCACCGGAAGCTTTGCGATCTCTATTATCTGAGGATCGCTGGTGAAGATCCGTATCAAGGGCTCTGGGAAAAGGAATATGATAACGCCCACCGTCACCTGAAAGAGAAGGCTCAGTATCCATCCCTGGCGGATGACTCCAAGAACATGATCCCGGTTTCCCATCCCGTTGTATCTTCCAGCTAGAGTGGTGATGGCAACTGAGATACCGAAAGCAGGCATGAAAGAGAGTGACTCCACATTTATACCTATTCTGTGCCCCGCGTAGGCCTCTGCTCCCGCTATCAAGAGAACGTTTGCAAAGAGAAGAACACCTGTGGAAAAAACGAAGTTTTCAATGGCGGTGGGGAAACCAACACGGAGAATTTCCTTTTGAACGTTCCAAGTGGGAAAAACATAACCTTTTTTGAGCTGGAAATCCTCTTTTCTGAAGATCACGAACGTAAGAATGGCACTTCCCACAAATCTCGAAAGAATGGTTGCGATCGCAGCCCCACGAACACCCCACATAGGAAAACCGAATTTTCCGAAGATCATCGCGTAATCCAGAAAGATGTTCAGAAGGTTCGTAACACCTGTGACGATCATGGGGGTTCTTGTGTCACCCAGACCTCTAAGCATAGCCGAAAACACTGCCATGATGGAAAATCCCATTGAACCAGAGAGGATGATCTTCAGGTACTCTCTTGCTGCGCCTCTTATCTCATCTTCCAGATTCGGAAAGATGTTCAGCAAGCCATCAGAAAACATCGTGAGTACGGTGAGGAGAAGTCCGGTGAAAAGAGCCAGAAAGATACCGTTCCACGCCAATGTTCTCAATGTCCGTCTGTTACCAGCACCGAGAGCGTTCGCCACTGTGACGGTAACACCCATGCTTGCGGCTATGAGAACAACCTGGGCCACCCAGAAGATCTGATTGGAAAGTCCCACACCGCTCATTGCTTTCCAGGAGTAATGCCCCAGAAAGGCTGTGTCTGCCATGCCGAAGAGCATTTGAAGAACGTTTTCGCCCATTGCCGGCAGGGCGAGTTTTATCAGTTCCTTTCTGATTTTTGGTACCTCTTCTTTTGAGAGATGATTCTTCAAAAGTGAATATCTCATTCTCACCACCGACTACGATTCTACATCATTTGGTTCGGAAAGTGAACCATTTAGTAAAATAATTGAACTATTTCCTGAATGAACAGTCCAGATAATGGAGGTGATAGTGTGGACTCACAGGAAATTCTGCGAACACTCTTTTCTCTGGTGATGAAGTTTTCAAGATTTCTTCCACCAGATGAAGAGATATCGAACATGAAAACGACAGAACTCTACGCTTTTTTGTACATAGCGCTCTTTGGCCCGAAGAAGATGAAGGAGATAGCGGAGTTTCTTTCCACCACGAAGAGCAACGTTACGAACGTGGTGGATTCTCTGGAAGAAAAGGGTCTCGTGGCGAGGGAGATGGATCCAGACGACAGAAGAACCTTCAGGGTGATACTGACTGAGAAAGGAGAAAGAACGTACGACAAGATCCTTCAGAAT
This genomic window from Thermotoga sp. SG1 contains:
- a CDS encoding MATE family efflux transporter; translation: MRYSLLKNHLSKEEVPKIRKELIKLALPAMGENVLQMLFGMADTAFLGHYSWKAMSGVGLSNQIFWVAQVVLIAASMGVTVTVANALGAGNRRTLRTLAWNGIFLALFTGLLLTVLTMFSDGLLNIFPNLEDEIRGAAREYLKIILSGSMGFSIMAVFSAMLRGLGDTRTPMIVTGVTNLLNIFLDYAMIFGKFGFPMWGVRGAAIATILSRFVGSAILTFVIFRKEDFQLKKGYVFPTWNVQKEILRVGFPTAIENFVFSTGVLLFANVLLIAGAEAYAGHRIGINVESLSFMPAFGISVAITTLAGRYNGMGNRDHVLGVIRQGWILSLLFQVTVGVIIFLFPEPLIRIFTSDPQIIEIAKLPVKIIGLFQFFLAMEFTMNGALRGTGNTLPPMIITFISIWTVRLPVAYVMVKYFDLGLLGAWIGMISDIVFRSTLKLAFFLSGKWEKRAALTRERVRELS
- a CDS encoding MarR family winged helix-turn-helix transcriptional regulator, with product MDSQEILRTLFSLVMKFSRFLPPDEEISNMKTTELYAFLYIALFGPKKMKEIAEFLSTTKSNVTNVVDSLEEKGLVAREMDPDDRRTFRVILTEKGERTYDKILQNFDGLVRSVLEKFSEEDLQVVSEGFRRMVEALSKEGSDE